A window of Novipirellula caenicola contains these coding sequences:
- a CDS encoding helix-hairpin-helix domain-containing protein, with protein sequence MNPIPPTPTRHSPLLQPSVQWTLAVVLLVCFGMLGGRIAMHHELPRAEPRRDADAKLLCLDVNAAAEHELSLLPTVGPVLAKRIVQDRQQRGRFESVEDLRRVPGIGPKTIAEIAEYCCVEVASPQDEIAPPHEAIATNQQ encoded by the coding sequence ATGAATCCAATTCCCCCAACCCCCACGCGGCATTCGCCTCTGCTGCAGCCCTCGGTGCAGTGGACATTAGCGGTGGTTTTGTTGGTTTGTTTTGGGATGTTGGGCGGGCGGATTGCCATGCATCACGAATTGCCGCGGGCCGAGCCCCGCCGTGATGCGGACGCAAAACTACTGTGCTTGGACGTCAATGCCGCGGCCGAACATGAATTGTCGCTGCTGCCGACGGTCGGCCCGGTGCTTGCCAAACGCATCGTCCAGGATCGTCAACAGCGTGGGCGATTTGAATCGGTCGAGGATCTCCGCCGCGTACCGGGGATCGGTCCCAAAACCATTGCCGAGATTGCTGAGTACTGCTGTGTCGAGGTCGCTTCGCCGCAAGATGAAATCGCTCCCCCGCATGAGGCGATCGCGACGAACCAACAGTAA
- the uvrB gene encoding excinuclease ABC subunit UvrB, whose amino-acid sequence MTSKSKKLPRAEFHLNQPFPPAGDQPQAIAELTRGFLAGRSAQTLLGATGTGKTFTMANVIANLGRPALILSHNKTLAAQLYGEFREFFPENAVHYFVSYYDYYQPEAYIPQRDVYIEKDSSINEEIDRLRLATTSSLVSRRDVVIVASVSSIYGLGSPEDYKQLIVSLQKGEKTRRDHLLLKFVDVLYERNDVAFERGKFRVRGDSIELWPSYEEFAYRIEMWGDEIEQISLINPVSGETIKTVDSLYIYPAKHFVMPENRIQNAIRSIREELTQQVELFQQRGKLLEAQRISARTRFDLEMLSEVGHCPGIENYSRPLSGKPPGATPDTLYDFFPDDFITFVDESHVTVSQVRAMYAGDRSRKTTLVEHGFRLPSALDNRPLKFEEWEERTGQICFVSATPAEYELNRTGGEVVEQIIRPTGLLDPVVEVIPARGQVNHLLNEIRIRAEKNERVLVTALTKRLAEDLSTFFQEQNVRCRWLHSELNAFERVDLLQELRTGRFDCLVGVNLLREGLDLPEVSLVAILDADKEGFLRSETSLIQTIGRAARNANSKVILYADKVTASMQMAIEETSRRRKIQEEYNAKHGIVPQTILKSIRTGIDSDAAKRKKETALAKSEAETVYITLEYVEALEREMLSAAEDLEFERAASLRDRVLQLKENIGKPISEVEFTTKSEATGIQKKRRKGVKGAGRKNVPRPNRG is encoded by the coding sequence ATGACGTCCAAATCAAAAAAGCTTCCCCGCGCCGAATTTCACCTCAATCAGCCGTTTCCGCCTGCGGGAGACCAACCGCAAGCGATTGCAGAGCTGACGCGAGGGTTTTTGGCGGGGCGGTCCGCTCAAACCTTGCTCGGAGCGACCGGCACGGGCAAGACGTTTACGATGGCCAACGTGATCGCCAATCTGGGCCGCCCTGCGCTGATCCTCAGCCACAACAAAACCCTGGCCGCTCAGCTGTACGGCGAATTTCGCGAATTCTTTCCCGAGAACGCGGTTCACTATTTCGTAAGCTATTACGACTACTATCAACCCGAAGCCTACATCCCCCAGCGTGATGTCTATATCGAAAAGGATTCGTCGATCAACGAAGAGATCGACCGGCTACGTTTGGCGACGACAAGTTCATTGGTCAGCCGCCGTGACGTCGTGATCGTCGCATCGGTCAGCAGTATTTACGGATTGGGATCGCCCGAGGATTACAAGCAGTTGATCGTTTCGCTTCAAAAGGGCGAAAAGACGCGACGCGACCACTTGTTGCTGAAGTTTGTTGACGTGCTCTACGAACGCAATGACGTGGCATTTGAACGTGGCAAGTTTCGCGTCCGCGGCGACAGCATCGAGCTGTGGCCGAGCTACGAAGAATTCGCTTATCGAATCGAAATGTGGGGTGACGAGATTGAACAAATCTCGCTGATCAACCCTGTGTCGGGCGAGACAATCAAAACGGTCGATAGTCTCTACATCTATCCCGCCAAACATTTTGTGATGCCCGAAAATCGTATTCAAAATGCGATTCGTTCGATCCGCGAAGAATTGACGCAGCAGGTCGAACTGTTTCAACAGCGAGGCAAGCTGCTCGAGGCCCAGCGGATCTCGGCTCGCACGCGGTTTGATCTGGAAATGCTTAGCGAAGTTGGGCATTGTCCAGGGATTGAAAACTACAGTCGTCCGCTGTCGGGCAAGCCGCCTGGTGCGACCCCCGATACCTTGTACGACTTTTTTCCCGACGACTTTATTACGTTTGTCGACGAGTCGCATGTGACGGTTTCGCAAGTTCGGGCAATGTACGCCGGAGACCGCAGCCGAAAAACAACCCTCGTCGAACATGGATTCCGTTTGCCGAGTGCGTTAGACAACCGCCCGCTGAAATTCGAAGAATGGGAAGAGCGAACGGGGCAGATTTGTTTCGTTAGTGCAACGCCCGCCGAGTACGAATTGAACCGTACCGGAGGCGAGGTGGTTGAACAGATCATTCGGCCCACCGGTTTGCTCGATCCCGTTGTCGAGGTGATTCCGGCGCGAGGCCAAGTGAATCACTTGCTAAACGAGATCCGCATCCGCGCCGAGAAAAATGAACGTGTGCTGGTGACCGCGTTGACAAAGCGGTTGGCCGAAGACCTTTCCACGTTCTTTCAAGAACAAAACGTGCGTTGTCGTTGGTTACACAGCGAACTCAATGCGTTCGAACGTGTTGATTTGCTGCAGGAACTTCGCACCGGTCGCTTCGATTGTTTGGTCGGTGTCAACTTATTGCGAGAAGGCCTGGATTTGCCCGAAGTCTCGTTAGTGGCCATCTTGGATGCCGATAAAGAGGGCTTTCTGCGTAGCGAAACCAGTTTGATCCAAACGATCGGACGCGCCGCTCGGAATGCGAATTCGAAGGTCATTCTGTACGCCGACAAAGTGACGGCATCGATGCAGATGGCGATCGAAGAAACGAGCCGCCGACGAAAGATCCAAGAAGAGTACAACGCCAAACACGGGATCGTTCCCCAGACCATCTTGAAATCGATTCGGACGGGAATCGATTCCGATGCTGCAAAACGCAAGAAAGAGACGGCGCTGGCAAAAAGCGAGGCCGAGACGGTTTACATCACATTGGAATATGTCGAAGCACTCGAGCGTGAAATGTTGTCAGCTGCCGAGGATCTCGAGTTCGAGCGAGCCGCGTCGCTGCGTGACCGGGTGCTGCAGTTGAAAGAGAACATCGGCAAACCGATCTCGGAAGTCGAGTTCACGACCAAAAGCGAAGCGACCGGAATCCAAAAGAAACGTCGCAAAGGCGTCAAGGGAGCCGGCCGTAAAAACGTCCCCCGTCCCAATCGCGGGTAA
- a CDS encoding sialidase family protein yields the protein MSRFWLCVGLVSSATITLAEESNRLPTIDLSGETERQLVIAEGTPQTYQGHPTTLKLPGSDTLFCVWCINHGGAAGPMARSDNGGRSWVRLDSTLPPGFSTHQNCPSIYRMVDPQGVARLWVFSAALGKRGGPGMPSIMSEDDGKTWKEMPPLGFPCVMTFSSVIRLNDGRYLGLYHKGPDGQDRTPLNVLQSISSDGGMTWSDPKVVAAVDGKNPCEPFVLRSPDGNELCCLMRENTHTGNSLMMFSQDEGETWSEPVDTAWGVTGDRHMGIQAADGRWVIAFRDQAPSSKTKGHFVAWVGTYDDIKHGRPGQYRIKLLHNHARNVFDCGYPGLERLSDGTLYATTYIKYRPGPEKHSVVSTRFQLSEIDKRVDSQ from the coding sequence ATGAGTCGATTTTGGTTGTGCGTCGGTTTGGTTTCATCTGCGACGATCACGTTGGCCGAGGAATCCAATCGTTTGCCGACCATCGATCTTTCCGGAGAAACCGAACGTCAACTCGTGATCGCCGAGGGCACACCGCAAACCTACCAAGGACACCCCACGACGCTGAAATTGCCTGGCAGCGACACGCTGTTTTGTGTGTGGTGTATCAACCATGGGGGGGCGGCGGGGCCGATGGCGCGAAGCGACAATGGTGGACGAAGTTGGGTGCGTCTGGATTCCACACTGCCACCCGGATTTTCAACGCATCAAAATTGTCCCAGCATCTATCGCATGGTGGACCCGCAAGGAGTCGCCCGGTTGTGGGTGTTTTCAGCTGCACTGGGTAAACGAGGCGGCCCTGGGATGCCAAGCATCATGAGTGAAGACGATGGCAAGACGTGGAAGGAAATGCCGCCGCTCGGTTTTCCCTGTGTGATGACGTTTAGCAGCGTGATTCGGCTAAACGATGGACGCTACCTTGGACTCTATCACAAAGGCCCCGACGGCCAAGACCGAACCCCACTCAATGTGTTGCAGTCGATCTCGTCCGATGGAGGGATGACTTGGTCGGATCCCAAAGTGGTTGCGGCCGTGGACGGTAAAAATCCATGCGAACCGTTCGTGCTACGATCACCCGATGGAAACGAACTGTGCTGTTTGATGCGTGAAAATACCCACACCGGCAACAGTTTGATGATGTTCTCTCAAGACGAAGGCGAAACGTGGAGCGAGCCGGTCGATACCGCTTGGGGGGTGACGGGGGATCGCCATATGGGCATCCAAGCTGCCGATGGACGCTGGGTCATCGCGTTTCGCGATCAAGCCCCCAGCAGCAAAACGAAGGGGCACTTTGTCGCTTGGGTGGGCACCTATGACGACATCAAACACGGACGCCCCGGCCAATATCGGATCAAGCTACTACACAACCACGCACGCAATGTTTTCGACTGTGGCTATCCAGGACTCGAGCGTCTAAGCGATGGCACCCTCTACGCAACGACCTACATCAAGTATCGCCCAGGGCCCGAGAAACACTCGGTCGTCAGCACGCGTTTTCAGCTGTCTGAAATCGACAAACGGGTGGATTCGCAGTAG